One part of the Arabidopsis thaliana chromosome 1 sequence genome encodes these proteins:
- a CDS encoding Purple acid phosphatases superfamily protein (Purple acid phosphatases superfamily protein; FUNCTIONS IN: hydrolase activity, protein serine/threonine phosphatase activity, metal ion binding, acid phosphatase activity; INVOLVED IN: biological_process unknown; LOCATED IN: endomembrane system; EXPRESSED IN: 21 plant structures; EXPRESSED DURING: 13 growth stages; CONTAINS InterPro DOMAIN/s: Purple acid phosphatase, N-terminal (InterPro:IPR015914), Metallophosphoesterase (InterPro:IPR004843), Fibronectin, type III (InterPro:IPR003961), Purple acid phosphatase-like, N-terminal (InterPro:IPR008963); BEST Arabidopsis thaliana protein match is: purple acid phosphatase 27 (TAIR:AT5G50400.1); Has 1802 Blast hits to 1786 proteins in 349 species: Archae - 1; Bacteria - 481; Metazoa - 191; Fungi - 77; Plants - 759; Viruses - 0; Other Eukaryotes - 293 (source: NCBI BLink).), which yields MRESLVAILVTVISVLGAIHQVKSHEDQPLSGIAVHKITFGLNEKAYVKASPTVLGSNGQHSELVLVQYSSPKPSDDDWIGVFSPADFNASTCPGDNKMVQPPRLCSAPVKFQYANFSNPRYTNTGTGSLKLQLINQRSDFSFALFSGGLLNPKLVAISNKVAFENPNAPVYPRLALGKEWDEMTVTWTSGYGLNLAEPVVEWGVKGGERKLSPAGTLTFARNSMCGAPARTVGWRDPGYIHTAFLKELWPNSKYTYRVGHRLSNGALIWSKEYQFKSSPFPGQNSVQQVVIFGDMGKAEVDGSSEYNDFQRASLNTTKQLIKDLKKTDAVFHIGDICYANGYLSQWDQFIAQIEPIASTVPYMIASGNHERVWPNSGSFYEGLDSGGECGVPAETMFYVPAQNRAKVWYSSDYGMFRFCVADTEHDWREGTEQYNFIEHCLASVDRQKQPWLIFLAHRVLGYSSTYFYAEEGSFAEPMGRESLQKLWQKYKVDIAIYGHAHNYERTCPVYQSVCTSHEKSNYKAPLNGTIHIVAGGGGAGLAEFSDLQPNWSLFRDYDYGFLKLTAIDHSNLLFEYKKSSDGRVHDSFTISKDYRDILACAVDSCPATTLAS from the exons ATGAGAGAATCGTTAGTTGCAATCTTGGTGACTGTTATATCAGTTCTTGGAGCAATTCACCAAGTGAAATCTCATGAAGACCAACCTTTATCAGGAATTGCTGTCCATAAGATTACATTTGGTCTCAATGAAAAAGCTTATGTCAAAGCATCTCCAACAGTTCTTGGATCTAAC ggtCAACATAGTGAATTAGTATTGGTCCAATATAGTTCTCCGAAACCATCTGATGATGATTGGATTGGAGTGTTTTCTCCTGCAGATTTCAA TGCTTCGACTTGTCCAGGAGATAACAAAATGGTCCAACCACCTCGACTTTGTTCAGCGCCTGTCAAG TTTCAATATGCAAACTTTAGTAATCCAAGATACACCAATACTGGAACTGGTTCCTTGAAGCTTCAACTGATTAACCAAAGATCGGATTTCTCCTTCGCGCTCTTTTCTGGCGGTTTGTTGAAT CCCAAGCTTGTGGCAATCTCAAACAAAGTAGCTTTTGAGAATCCAAACGCACCAGTTTATCCGCGGTTGGCGCTAGGCAAAGAATGGGATGAA ATGACAGTGACATGGACTAGTGGTTATGGACTCAACCTAGCTGAACCTGTTGTTGAGTGGGGCGTTAAAGGAGGAGAACGTAAACTGTCACCTGCTGGAACATTGACCTTCGCGCGTAACAGCATGTGCGGTGCTCCTGCAAGGACCGTGGGATGGCGTGATCCCGGATACATACACACAGCTTTTCTCAAAGAGTTATGGCCAAACTCCAA GTATACCTACAGAGTTGGTCATAGATTGTCCAATGGTGCATTGATCTGGAGTAAAGAATATCAATTCAAATCTTCTCCTTTCCCGGGACAAAACTCTGTCCAACAAGTTGTAATCTTTGGAGACATGGGAAAG GCAGAAGTCGATGGCTCAAGCGAGTACAATGATTTCCAACGCGCTTCTCTCAACACCACAAAGCAACTTATTAAAGATCTAAAGAAGACTGATGCAGTTTTCCACATTGGAGATATTTGTTATGCAAATGGATACCTTTCTCAATGGGACCAATTCATAGCACAGATTGAGCCTATTGCTTCCACTGTTCCATATATGATTGCaag CGGAAACCATGAGCGTGTCTGGCCCAACTCAGGATCGTTTTACGAGGGTTTAGACTCTGGAGGAGAATGTGGTGTTCCAGCTGAGACAATGTTCTATGTTCCTGCTCAAAACAGAGCTAAGGTCTGGTACTCGAGTGACTACGGAATGTTTAGGTTCTGTGTGGCTGACACAGAACATGACTGGAGAGAAGGAACAGAGCAATACAATTTCATTGAACACTGCTTAGCATCAGTCGACAGGCAAAAGCAGCCATGGCTGATATTCCTCGCTCACCGTGTTCTCGGTTATTCTTCCACATATTTTTATGCGGAAGAAGGCTCTTTTGCCGAACCTATGGGAAGAGAAAGTCTTCAGAAGTTATGGCAGAAGTACAAAGTCGACATTGCTATCTATGGCCATGCACATAACTACGAGAGAACATGCCCGGTTTACCAG AGTGTATGCACGAGTCATGAGAAGAGTAACTACAAAGCTCCATTGAATGGAACCATTCACATTGTTGCTGGAGGTGGAGGAGCTGGTCTTGCTGAATTCTCTGATCTTCAACCGAATTGGAGTCTGTTCAGAGACTATGATTACGGATTCCTTAAACTTACAGCCATTGATCACTCAAACCTTCTGTTTGAGTACAAGAAGAGCAGTGACGGACGAGTCCACGATTCTTTCACGATATCAAAAGATTACAGAGACATCTTGGCTTGTGCGGTTGATAGTTGTCCTGCAACTACACTTGCTTCATAA
- a CDS encoding Defensin-like (DEFL) family protein (Defensin-like (DEFL) family protein; LOCATED IN: endomembrane system; Has 35333 Blast hits to 34131 proteins in 2444 species: Archae - 798; Bacteria - 22429; Metazoa - 974; Fungi - 991; Plants - 531; Viruses - 0; Other Eukaryotes - 9610 (source: NCBI BLink).), with protein sequence MKIASLKLLLLVSLLFAVTQNGISIQNSETSVNQNSCMPNEPRCTGCPGGGSGGYRGPPPPCCKNDSDCKAHCPEGGYCSNQCDCVCNLVKVMNNDVRCQVDTDCNMKCSKQGYCKLAS encoded by the exons ATGAAGATCGCTTCCTTAAAATTGTTGTTATTGGTTTCTCTACTTTTTGCCGTAACCc AAAATGGAATTAGCATTCAAAACAGTGAAACTTCTGTCAACCAAAACTCATGTATGCCGAATGAACCAAGATGCACCGGTTGTCCAGGTGGTGGTAGTGGTGGTTATCGTGGACCACCACCTCCATGTTGTAAGAATGATAGTGATTGTAAAGCGCATTGCCCAGAGGGAGGTTATTGCAGCAACCAATGCGACTGTGTTTGTAATTTGGTTAAAGTGATGAATAATGATGTTCGTTGCCAAGTAGATACTGATTGCAACATGAAATGTTCAAAGCAAGGCTATTGCAAATTGGCATCTTAA
- the CYP78A5 gene encoding cytochrome P450, family 78, subfamily A, polypeptide 5 (''cytochrome P450, family 78, subfamily A, polypeptide 5'' (CYP78A5); FUNCTIONS IN: electron carrier activity, monooxygenase activity, iron ion binding, oxygen binding, heme binding; INVOLVED IN: in 7 processes; LOCATED IN: endoplasmic reticulum; EXPRESSED IN: 10 plant structures; EXPRESSED DURING: F mature embryo stage, petal differentiation and expansion stage, E expanded cotyledon stage, D bilateral stage; CONTAINS InterPro DOMAIN/s: Cytochrome P450 (InterPro:IPR001128), Cytochrome P450, E-class, group I (InterPro:IPR002401), Cytochrome P450, conserved site (InterPro:IPR017972); BEST Arabidopsis thaliana protein match is: cytochrome P450, family 78, subfamily A, polypeptide 10 (TAIR:AT1G74110.1); Has 31179 Blast hits to 31066 proteins in 1571 species: Archae - 49; Bacteria - 2905; Metazoa - 11364; Fungi - 6716; Plants - 9120; Viruses - 3; Other Eukaryotes - 1022 (source: NCBI BLink).), translating into MSPEAYVLFFNSFNLVTFEAFASVSLIIATVAFLLSPGGLAWAWTGSSKSRVSIPGPSGSLSVFSGSNPHRVLAALAKRFKASPLMAFSVGFSRFVISSEPETAKEILSSSAFADRPVKESAYELLFHRAMGFAPYGEYWRNLRRISSTHLFSPRRIASFEGVRVGIGMKMVKKIKSLVTSDACGEVEVKKIVHFGSLNNVMTTVFGESYDFDEVNGKGCFLERLVSEGYELLGIFNWSDHFWFLRWFDFQGVRKRCRALVSEVNTFVGGIIEKHKMKKGNNLNGEENDFVDVLLGLQKDEKLSDSDMIAVLWEMIFRGTDTVAILVEWVLARMVLHQDIQDKLYREIASATSNNIRSLSDSDIPKLPYLQAIVKETLRLHPPGPLLSWARLAIHDVHVGPNLVPAGTIAMVNMWSITHNAKIWTDPEAFMPERFISEDVSIMGSDLRLAPFGSGRRVCPGKAMGLATVHLWIGQLIQNFEWVKGSCDVELAEVLKLSMEMKNPLKCKAVPRNVGFA; encoded by the exons ATGTCTCCGGAAGCTTACGTTCTGTTCTTTAACAGTTTTAACCTCGTAACCTTCGAAGCCTTTGCTTCAGTCTCACTTATCATAGCCACAGTTGCTTTCTTGCTCTCACCAGGTGGGCTCGCATGGGCCTGGACCGGGTCATCCAAGAGTCGGGTTTCGATTCCAGGACCATCTGGTTCTCTTTCCGTCTTCTCCGGCTCCAATCCCCACCGTGTTCTCGCCGCTCTTGCTAAACGCTTCAAGGCCTCTCCGTTGATGGCGTTCTCAGTTGGGTTTTCGCGTTTCGTTATCTCTAGTGAACCGGAGACGGCTAAAGAGATTTTGAGCAGCTCTGCTTTTGCTGACCGGCCGGTTAAGGAGTCAGCTTACGAGCTTTTGTTTCACCGTGCCATGGGATTCGCACCGTATGGTGAGTATTGGAGGAATCTGAGGAGAATCTCCTCCACTCATCTTTTCAGTCCAAGAAGAATCGCGAGTTTTGAGGGTGTTAGAGTTGGCATCGGTATGAAGATGGTCAAGAAGATTAAAAGCCTTGTTACGTCTGATGCTTGTGGTGAAGTTGAAGTGAAAAAGATCGTTCACTTTGGTTCTTTGAATAATGTAATGACGACAGTGTTTGGTGAAAGCTACGATTTTGATGAAGTTAATGGAAAAGGGTGTTTTTTGGAGAGGCTGGTGAGTGAAGGCTACGAGTTGCTTGGGATTTTTAACTGGAGTGATCacttttggtttcttcgtTGGTTTGACTTCCAAGGAGTGAGGAAGAGGTGTAGAGCTTTGGTCTCTGAAGTCAACACTTTTGTCGGCGGAATAATTGAGAAACACAAGATGAAGAAGGGTAATAATCTCAATGGAGAGGAAAATGACTTCGTTGATGTCTTGCTTGGCTTGCAAAAGGATGAAAAGTTGTCTGATTCTGACATGATTGCTGTTCTTTGG gaAATGATATTTAGAGGGACAGATACAGTTGCGATTCTAGTGGAATGGGTGCTTGCAAGAATGGTTTTGCATCAAGACATCCAAGATAAACTCTACAGAGAGATAGCTTCTGCTACAAGTAACAATATTAGATCCTTGTCTGATTCCGACATCCCAAAACTGCCGTACCTTCAAGCTATTGTCAAAGAAACCCTAAGGCTCCACCCCCCTGGTCCACTTCTCTCTTGGGCTCGTCTCGCTATCCATGACGTCCACGTAGGTCCTAACCTTGTCCCTGCTGGAACCATAGCTATGGTCAACATGTGGTCCATCACACACAACGCTAAAATCTGGACCGACCCTGAAGCGTTTATGCCTGAAAGGTTCATTAGTGAGGATGTGAGCATCATGGGCTCGGATCTTAGATTGGCTCCATTCGGATCCGGTCGTCGGGTTTGTCCCGGTAAAGCAATGGGTCTAGCTACTGTTCATCTCTGGATTGGTCAACTAATTCAGAATTTTGAATGGGTGAAGGGTTCTTGTGATGTTGAGCTCGCTGAGGTTCTGAAGCTGTCTatggagatgaagaatccGTTGAAGTGCAAGGCTGTTCCAAGGAATGTTGGTTTCGCTTGA
- a CDS encoding uncharacterized protein (unknown protein; FUNCTIONS IN: molecular_function unknown; INVOLVED IN: biological_process unknown; LOCATED IN: endomembrane system; Has 30201 Blast hits to 17322 proteins in 780 species: Archae - 12; Bacteria - 1396; Metazoa - 17338; Fungi - 3422; Plants - 5037; Viruses - 0; Other Eukaryotes - 2996 (source: NCBI BLink).), with product MIKALHCTFFFVSTVLRFVLQELNMSIHLYCVLRLSRSFPHQGLLRGAIKRDYSCCCGRWRSQSR from the exons atgataaaagCTTTACATTGcacctttttctttgtttctacaGTGCTTCGATTTGTCTTACAAGAGTTAAATATGTCGATCCACCTCTACTGTGTTCTACGCCTATCAAGGTCTTTTCCTCATCAAGGTTTACTACGAG GAGCCATTAAACGGGACTATTCATGTTGTTGCGGGAGGTGGAGGAGCCAGTCTAGATGA
- the AFP2 gene encoding ABI five binding protein 2 (ABI five binding protein 2 (AFP2); CONTAINS InterPro DOMAIN/s: Protein of unknown function DUF1675 (InterPro:IPR012463); BEST Arabidopsis thaliana protein match is: ABI five binding protein (TAIR:AT1G69260.1); Has 207 Blast hits to 201 proteins in 26 species: Archae - 0; Bacteria - 0; Metazoa - 5; Fungi - 6; Plants - 185; Viruses - 3; Other Eukaryotes - 8 (source: NCBI BLink).), giving the protein MGEASRQQRAWNREMTVTTNLSLDIDKYPRDLLRGFMSENGGGRVFHGGETNCDDESTIELNLGLSLGGRFGVDKTPRKLKRSSSVLDTVPFNDSTVAEPENYTVGLERTTSLPAEMEEEWRKRKEMQSLRRMEAKRRRCEKQSFRVGNSDDQTVSFENERWVTASKSGFLQRHLVSSNRQVCGVDSDGGGATGGGSSSSLSELDNKNQQGSSNSCNDERSPKIVAGCSSNSGSQGTERPSVTRANKVNENENEKRVRSEDSVDRKGKGMATSTGLVDMPCVFTKGDGPNGRRVDGILYKYGKGEEVRIMCICHGSFLTPAEFVKHGGGGDVDRPLRHIVVNTSSSTF; this is encoded by the exons ATGGGTGAAGCAAGCAGACAACAAAGGGCATGGAACAGAGAAATGACGGTTACGACAAATCTTTCTCTAGACATAGATAAATACCCGAGAGATCTGTTACGAGGTTTCATGTCTGAAAACGGCGGTGGAAGAGTCTTTCACGGCGGAGAAACAAACTGCGATGATGAGAGTACGATTGAGCTCAATCTTGGTTTGTCTTTAGGTGGTAGATTCGGAGTAGACAAGACTCCGAGGAAGCTGAAAcgatcttcttctgttttggaCACTGTACCATTCAACGATTCAACTGTGGCTGAGCCTGAGAATTACACGGTGGGTTTAGAGAGAACGACGTCGTTACCGGCGGAGATGGAAGAGGAATGGAGGAAAAGGAAAGAGATGCAATCGCTTAGGAGAATGGAAGCTAAGAGAAGGAGATGTGAGAAACAGAGTTTCAGAGTTGGGAATTCTGATGACCAAACGGTGTCGTTTGAGAATGAGAGATGGGTTACTGCGAGTAAAAGTGGCTTCTTGCAGAGacatttggtttcttctaaTAGACAAGTCTGTGGTGTTGATTCCGATGGAGGAGGAGCAACGGGAGGAGGTAGTTCATCGAGCTTGTCGGAGCTAGACAACAAAAATCAGCAAG GATCATCAAACAGCTGCAATGATGAAAGAAGCCCGAAAATCGTGGCAGGATGTTCATCGAACAGCGGAAGCCAGGGAACAGAGAGACCGAGTGTGACTAGAGCCAACAAAgtgaatgagaatgagaatgaaaaaaGAGTGAGAAGTGAAGACTCGGTGGATAGGAAAGGAAAAGGGATGGCTACGTCTACTGGTTTGGTTGATATGCCTTGTGTGTTTACTAAAGGGGACGGGCCAAACGGAAGACGGGTTGATGGGATTCTGTACAAGTATGGAAAAGGAGAGGAAGTGAGGATAATGTGCATTTGCCATGGTAGTTTCTTGACACCAGCTGAGTTTGTTAAacatggtggtggtggagatgtGGATCGTCCTCTTCGGCATATCGTTGTCAACACCTCTTCTTCGACCTTTTAA
- a CDS encoding Nuclear transport factor 2 (NTF2) family protein with RNA binding (RRM-RBD-RNP motifs) domain-containing protein encodes MALESNAPVVDPNTIGNSFVEKYYNLLYKSPSQVHQFYLDDSVLGRPGSDGEMVSVKSLKAINEQIMSFDYEISKIQILTADSQASYMNGVVTLVTGLLTVKEGQRMRFSQSFFLVPLNGSYFVLNDVFRYVADEIVEPEANKKEVEEVIPQVVQPTEQVDEVAEPVTIPTQQPEAKQTTENTVKKPERAVANGHPKTQEDNVVNDKSNGVDAPKKSFAHIVQDLAQNGATFNAKASPAKPKSKPVTKPSAARESKAPAPVSEHSSAATIDQQAEGYTIFVANLLMDATPEQLNETFKGFGAITKDGIQVRSYRLKGNCFGFVTFASAEAVKLVLQAHKESAIRIGNRRVSIEEKRGNNDNGRPAMRNGGYRNDNGYRNDGYRPRGNGSNGGRGYGRNGSERRGESRNGEAHNGDGKVHQNGTVEASR; translated from the exons ATGGCACTTGAATCAAATGCTCCAGTGGTGGACCCAAACACTATTGGCAATTCTTTTGTTGAGAAATACTACAACCTCTTGTATAAGTCACCATCGCAAGTGCATCAGTTTTATCTCGACGATAGTGTTTTAGGCCGTCCTGGTTCTGATGGAGAGATGGTTTCTGTCAAATCCTTGAAA GCTATCAATGAGCAGATTATGTCCTTCGATTACGAAATCTCAAAGATTCAGATTTTGACTGCTGATTCCCAAGCATCTTACATGAATGGAGTTGTGACTCTAGTCACAGGTTTACTAACCGTGAAAGAGGGGCAAAGAATGAGATTTTCTCAATCGTTTTTCCTTGTGCCGCTGAATGGAAGCTATTTCGTTCTCAACGATGTCTTTAGGTATGTTGCTGATGAGATTGTTGAACCAGAAGCTAACAAGAAAGAAGTCGAGGAGGTTATTCCTCAAGTGGTCCAACCAACAGAGCAGGTAGATGAAGTTGCAGAGCCGGTTACTATCCCTACCCAACAACCCGAGGCGAAACAGACAACCGAAAATACAGTGAAGAAACCAGAAAGAGCTGTAGCAAATGGACATCCCAAAACACAGGAGGATAATGTTGTGAACGATAAAAGCAATGGTGTTGATGCTCCCAAGAAATCATTTGCACATATT GTCCAAGATTTGGCTCAAAACGGTGCTACATTCAATGCCAAAGCTTCTCCTGCAAAGCCTAAGTCTAAGCCTGTTACAAAGCCGAGTGCTGCTCGTGAATCCAAAGCTCCTGCTCCTGTTTCTGAACACTCTTCTGCTGCAACAATCGACCAACAAG CTGAGGGTTATACGATATTTGTTGCCAACTTGCTCATGGACGCTACACCAGAGCAACtaaatgaaacattcaaaGGTTTTGGAGCTATTACGAAAGATGGTATCCAAGTGAGAAGTTACAGG ctCAAGGGAAACTGTTTTGGCTTTGTGACATTCGCATCTGCTGAAGCTGTGAAATTGGTCCTCCAG GCTCACAAAGAATCAGCCATCAGAATCGGAAACCGAAGAGTTTCAATAGAAGAGAAACGAG GCAACAACGATAATGGAAGACCCGCAATGCGAAACGGAGGTTATAGGAACGACAACGGTTACAGAAACGATGGGTATAGGCCTCGAGGCAACGGTTCCAATGGAGGTCGAGGCTATGGAAGAAATGGATCTGAGAGACGGGGTGAATCACGCAATGGTGAGGCTCACAATGGTGATGGCAAAGTTCATCAGAACGGTACGGTAGAAGCTAGCCGTTAA